A window of the Tachysurus fulvidraco isolate hzauxx_2018 chromosome 6, HZAU_PFXX_2.0, whole genome shotgun sequence genome harbors these coding sequences:
- the frzb gene encoding secreted frizzled-related protein 3, with the protein MWRVFIPELVCVVAAVTCLVLLWCPSGAALAGSCEMVRIPLCSPMPWNMTKMPNHLHHSTQANAVLAIEQYEALLDTGCSPDLLFFLCAMYAPICTISFQRDPIKPCKSVCERAKSGCEPVLKRYNHTWPESLACDELPVYDRAVCISPEAIVKAEPSDRCRCRSVKLGQKTYTKNNYNYVIRARVKEIKTRSHDLRAFVEVKEVLKSSLVHIPRDTVTLHYNSGCLCPPLIPNEEYIIMGYENEERSRLLLIEGSIAQKWKDRVGRKVKRWDQDITKGRKQEQERRARP; encoded by the exons ATGTGGCGTGTGTTTATCcctgagctggtgtgtgtggtggccgCGGTGACGTGCCTGGTGCTGTTGTGGTGTCCGAGTGGAGCGGCTCTGGCCGGGTCGTGCGAGATGGTGCGCATCCCGCTGTGCAGCCCCATGCCGTGGAACATGACCAAGATGCCCAACCACCTGCACCACAGCACGCAGGCCAACGCGGTGCTCGCCATCGAGCAGTACGAGGCGCTGCTGGACACCGGCTGCAGCCCGGACCTGCTCTTCTTCCTCTGCGCCATGTACGCGCCCATCTGCACCATCAGCTTTCAGCGCGACCCCATCAAGCCGTGCAAGTCGGTCTGCGAGCGCGCAAAGTCGGGCTGTGAGCCCGTGCTCAAGAGATACAACCACACGTGGCCCGAGAGCCTGGCGTGTGACGAGCTGCCGGTGTACGACCGCGCGGTCTGTATCTCACCTGAAGCCATCGTTAAAGCCGAGCCTTCAG atcGATGCAGGTGCAGGTCTGTTAAACTCGGCCAGAAGACCTATACAAAGAACAATTACAATTATG TAATACGTGCACGGGTGAAGGAGATAAAAACACGCAGTCACGACCTCAGAGCCTTTGTGGAAGTGAAGGAGGTGCTGAAGTCTTCTCTGGTTCACATTCCCCGGGACACAGTGACGCTGCACTACAATTCGGGGTGTCTCTGTCCCCCACTTATACCCAATGAAGAGTACATCATCATGGGCTACGAAAATGAGGAACGATCACG aTTGCTTCTCATTGAGGGCTCCATCGCACAGAAGTGGAAAGACCGAGTGGGACGCAAAGTGAAG